The following DNA comes from Leifsonia sp. 1010.
TGCAGCCACACGTCGAGCCACGCGTTGTGCGCCTGCAGGTATTCGACGCCGTTGCGGGTGGCGAGGCCGTCGAAGGGCTTCACCCACGGCGCCCAGTAGCTGACCCATCCCCAGCCGAAGGCCGGGCGTTCCTGCGCGAGGTGCGTGACAGCCGCCCAGATGTCGAGGCGCCCGGTGAGGTCCTCGCTCTTGCCGAACAGGGCGGGGATGCGCGAGGAGAACAGCGAGACGCCCACGATCACGGCCGCCACCACGACGATCGCCACCAGGTAGACGGGACCCCGTCGCTCAGCGCCGGCACGGCGGCCCCACAGCGCGAACGCCAGCACGACGGCGGTGACGAGCGCGGCCGCGGTGACCGTCGCCGAGCGGGTGAGCGCGAGGGTCAGCACCGCCACGATCAGCCAGCCCAGCGCCGAGCCGTGTCGCGTGGTCCGGTCGGCGACCTGGATGGCGAACACCACGATCGCCAGCAGCGCGATCATGGCCAGCAGGTTGCTGTTGCCCACGATGCCCTGGATCGGTCCGCCGTGGAACAGCAGGTCGCGGCTCCAGAAGAAGGCCTGGGGGAGCTTCCCCTCCGGCACTGTGTAGACCGGCGTGAGCGGAAGCACCGGCTGCCGGACGAAGAGGGCGACGACCAGCTCGAAGACCAGCGAGAGACCCAGGATCCAGCGGAACGCGTTGCCGAGAGCGCTGAGCAGGCCGGGCCACCCCAGGCGCAGTCCGAGGAAGACCCCGCCGAGTGCCGTGACGAGCGTCGACAGGACTCCGAGAGCGCTCGCCCCCGGGTACGCCGACCATGCGATCGACGCGATCGCCAGCACCAGGAACAGCAGCAGCGTCTTCGGCGTGGTCCTCCAGCGGAAGCGGGGGCGCGAGCTCACGATGAGCACCGCGCTGACGACGGCGAGCACTCCGGCCAGGACGAAGTACCCCGGCCAGCTGATCGTGTTGCGCCAGAAGTCGCCGGCGAACAGGGTGAACAGCACGAGCGCGGCGAACGCGTTCTCCGCCGTGCCGGTCGCGGTGCGCGCGACGGCGATGCGGGCGGGGAGCGTGGCGCGGGGCGATGTCACCTGGGAAGGATAGCCGACCGCACCCGGCGATCCCGTCGGCGGCTCAGGAGTTCGGGTGCGCGACGAACACCGTACCGTGGCCGCTCACCCTGAGCTCCGTCTCGTCGACCACGACCGCCGACTCACCGCGGGCGAGCGTCACCGTGTCGTTCGCGCCGCTCAGCTTCACCTCTCCGTCGGTGACGAGTGCGATGGCCGTGCCGGGGAGGCGGACGGTCGTGGGTTGTCCGTCGTCGACGACGATGTGCTCCAGAGCGAAGTCGGGCACGTCGGGCCGGAAGGTCTCCACGCCGGCGGCCGGGTGCTCCGGCGCGAGCGGCGTCGCCTCGATCGGCGTGAAGTCGAGCACGCTCACCAGCTCGGGTACGTCGATGCGCTTGCGTGTCAGTCCGCCGCGGAGCACGTTGTCGGACGCAGCCATCAGCTCGATGCCGAGACCGCGGAGGTAGGCGTGGATGTTCCCCGCGGGCAGGTAGAGCACCTGGCCGGGGCGCAGAGTCGCGCGGTTCAGCAGCAGTGCGAGGACGATCCCGGGGTCGCCGGGGAAGGCCTCGTCGAGCATGCGCACCGTGTCGGCGTCGCGGTCGTCCGGGAGGGCGCGCGCCGCACGGACCACCTCCGCGACGAGCAGGTCGACTTCCGGGTCCTCCCCGAGCAGCCATTCTGTCGCACGCCGCAGCGCGGCGCCGGGCTCGCCGACGAGGGTGCGGGCGAACCCGCTGAGCACGGCACCGCCGGGGGTGGCGGCCGCGAGACGCTCGAAGGCATGGCGCGACTCCTCCGTGTCGCGGAACCCGCACAGGGCCTCGAAGGGATCACTGAGGGCGAAGATGAGCTCCGGCTTGTGGAACGGGTCCTTGTAGTTGCGCTCAGGAGAGTCGGGCGCGAGCCCCGCCGCGTTCTCGCGCTCGAAGCCGGCGCGGGCCTGCTCCGGGGAGGGATGCGCCTGCAGCGACAGCGGCCCCGCAGCGGCCAGCACCTTCAGCAGGTACGGGAGGTCGCGCGTGCGCTCCCAGGCGGCGAGGTCGGCCGCGCCGCCGGCCAGGGCCGGGTCGAGCACGCGGGCGGGGGAGCCGGGATGGGCGCCGAGCCACAGCTCCGCCTCCGGTCCGCCGCTCGGCTCCGTGCCGAGGAGGCCCGCGATCGCGGTCGTGGAGCCCCACGCGTAGTCGCGCGGGGTGTTGCCGATGCGCACAAACATCCGTCGCCATCCCTTTCGTTCCGTTGGACCAAACTACCAATCGCTTTGTCCGCGCCGCGCGCGTTCCTTAGGCTGACGGCGGCCCGACCATCCCTGTGGACGCAATGGAGCAGACATGCCCTTCGAGACCATCGCCGGCGACTTCTACGGCTTCGAGAACCTCCTCTCCGACCGTGAGAAGGACTTCATCACCACGCTGCGCTCGCAGCTGGAGTCCGAGGTGAAGCCGATCGTCAACGAGTACTGGGAGAAGGCGGAGTTCCCGCACCAGATCATCGACGTCCTGCACAGGAACGGCGCCATCGGACTCGGCTTCCCGGAGACCGCTCCATTCGAGAACTCCGCCGTGTTCCGTGGCTGGGTCGCACTGGAGCTGGCGCGGGTCGACGCCTCCGTGAGCACGTATGTCGGCGTGCAGAACGGTCTCGCCCTCGGGGCGATCGGCGTCTGCGGTTCGGACGAGCAGCGCGCGGAGTGGCTACCGAAGCTGGCGAGCGGCGAAGTGCTCGGCGCCTTCGGTCTCACCGAGCCGACTTCTGGCTCGGACTCCGCGCAGGGCCTCAAGACCGTGGCGACCCGCGACGGCGACAACTGGGTGCTGAACGGCTCCAAGCGCTGGATCGGGAACGCCACGTTCAGCGACATCACCGTGATCTGGGCGAAGAGCGCGGAGGACGGCCAGGTGAAGGGCTTCATCGTCCCCAACTCCACCCCCGGCTTCACGACGACGAAGATCGAGGGCAAGCAGTCCCTCCGGATCGTGCAGAACGCCGACATCACGCTCGAGAACGTCGTCGTTCCCGAGTCGCTCCGCCTGCAGAACGCGAACAGCTTCAAGGACACCGCCCGGGTGCTCCGCCTCACCCGCGCCGAGGTCGCCTGGGCTGCCGTCGGCGTCGCGGTCGGCGCCTACGAGGCGGCCCTGCGTTACACGAAGGAGCGCGTCCAGTTCGGCAAGCCGATCGCCTCCCACCAGCTCATCCAGGACCTCCTGGTCAAGTCGATCGGCAACATCACGGCCTCGATCGGCCTGTGCACCCGCGTCTCGCAGATGCTCGACGACGGCGAGCAGCGCGACGAGCACTCGGCCCTGGCGAAGGCCTTCGCGACCGCGCGGATGCGCGAGACGGTCGCCTGGTGCCGCGAGGCTCTCGGAGGAAACGGCATCGTGCTCGACTACGACGTCGCCCGCTTCTTCGCGGATGCCGAGGCCCTGTACTCCTACGAGGGCACGCGCGAGATGAACACGCTCATCGTCGGCCGCGCGATCACCGGGCAAGCGGCGTTCGTGTGAGCTTCTCCGCGGCCTCCAGTCGCATCGTCAGCCGGTGGGCGAACAGCAGAGGGATGACCCCGAACACACCGAACGACATGTCGATCAGCTGCCAGCCGATCGGGATGCTGCGCGCGGCGCCCGCGATCAGCGCGAGCGGGATGACGCCGGCGCAGGCGATCATCCCGAACCGGATCACCCAGATGTTGCGGACGGGATCGACCAGCGGGCCGATGAACGCCACCGCGATGACGAGGTGCGCGAACGCGAGCCAGTCCGTCCCGTAGGCGAGGAACGGGTAGCGCGTCCCCGTGTCGGTGACCGCGTCGCGGACGCGGTCCACCCAGTGGACGAGGTCGGGCAGCAGTGCGGGCGCCGGCGTGAAGTGCAGGACCTGGGACGCCCAGCGGAGTTCGGCCTCCAGCGGGAACGCGGTCAGTCCGCTGAGGACGAGTCCGACGAGGAAGACGACGAGCCAGACCCGGACGGCCGTGATGGTGCGCATGCTCCGACCGTAGGACGGGGCGGGCGCCCGTCGCGTCCGTCGAGCGGACGATAGTCTGGCGGCATCCCGTTGACGAACGATCAGGAGGACCGCACGTGGCGTGGTTGGTGACCGGAGGCGCAGGCTATATCGGAGCGCACGTCGTGCGGGCGTTCCTCGACGAGGGGATGGACGTGGTCGTCGTCGACGACCTGTCGAGCGGTCACGAGGAGTTCGTGCCGGCGGATGTGCCGTTCTACCGGGGCACCATCCTCGACGGCGAGCTGCTGTCGCGCATTTTCGCCGAGAACACGGTCTCCGGCGTCGTGCATGTCGCCGGCTTCAAGTACGCCGGTGTGTCCGTTCAGCGGCCGCTTCACACCTACGAGCAGAACGTGACCGCCACCGCGGTGCTGCTCGCCGCGATGCAGGACGCCGGCGTCGATGCCGTCGTGTTCAGCTCGTCCGCCGCGGTCTACGGCACGCCGGACGTCGACATCGTCACCGAGGCGACGCCCAAGAACCCCGAGTCGCCCTACGGCGAGTCGAAGCTGATCGGCGAGTGGCTGCTGCGCGACCAGGGCGTCGCGGCGGGCCTCCGCCACACCTCCCTGCGCTACTTCAACGTGGTCGGATCGGGCGATCCGGCGCTCCGCGATACCAGCCCTCACAACCTGTTCCCGCTCGTCTTCGACGCCCTGGTCGCCGGCCGCACCCCTCGCATCAACGGGAACGACTACCCGACCCCCGACGGCACCTGCGTCCGCGACTACATCCACGTCGCCGACCTGGCGGTCTCGCACGTCGCGGCCGCGAAGCGACTCGACGCCGGCGAGGCGATCGAGCCCGTCTACAACCTGGGCAGCGGCGACGGCGTCTCCGTCGGCCAGATCATGTGGACGGTGGCCGAGGTGACGGGAATCGCCTTCACCCCAGAAGTGGGGCCTCGACGCGCAGGGGATCCCGCGAGGATCGTGGCTTCGGGAGACCTCGCAGCACGCGATCTCGACTGGAGGATGCGTCACTCGCTCGAGGACATGGTGCGCAGCGCCTGGGAAGCACGCCAGGCGGCGTCCTGACACCGTTCCCGACAGGCCCGGCCGACCGGGCGTGTCGGGATTGTTGTCGTTCTCCGGCGCGTCGCGAACTCTCGACCTGCGGTCAAGGCTTTACGATTCGCGACTTGACGTGAGCGAATGACAACGGTGTAATTAGGGCAACGCGGGAATCTCGTGTTTCAGCAGTTCATGGGTGGGGAGACCGATATGCCAGTTCCTGAATATCGTTCTGGGGTACCCGACGACTGGTTCATCGACCCGGTCCGCCTCGGGGTCCCGGGCGTCCGACCGGCGGAGGTCGAAGAAGACAACCCGCTGGCCTGGCAGACCGACGCTCTCTGCGCTCAGACGGATCCGGAGGCGTTCTTCCCCGAGAAGGGCGGCTCGACCCGCGACGCGAAGCGCATCTGCACCTCGTGCGAGGTGCGGTCGCAGTGCCTCGAATACGCTCTCGCCAACGACGAGCGGTTCGGGATCTGGGGCGGCCTCTCCGAGCGCGAGCGCCGCAAGCTCCGCAAGCGCGCCGGCTGACTCGTTCGCTGAAACCGCGCCGCGCCCGACCCAAAGACGGGATCGGCGCGAGCCCGACCTAGGCTGACTGGCGATGTATCCGAGAGTCACCGCCATCGTCGTCGCCCACAGCGGCGGCCCCCGCCTGCAGCGCACTCTCGACGCCCTCGCGGAGCAGACCCGTCGACCGGACGCCGTGATCGCCGTCGACTGTGCGACCTCCGACGACGCCGCCCGTCTGCTCTCGGAAGCCCAGCCCACCCAGCTGCTCAATGTCCCCGAGAAGCTCCCGTTCGGCGCTGCCGTCGCGACGGCTGTGCGGGTCCTGCCTCCCGCGTCCGATTCGGAGCAGCTGCTCTGGCTGCTGGCGCAGGACACCGCGCCGGAACCGGGGGCGTTGGAGGCGCTGCTCGCGGCGCTCGAGGTGTCTCCCTCGGTCGCCGTGGTCGGTCCGAAGCTGGTGGATTGGGATGACCCGGCTCTGATCCGCGAGTTCGGTGAGGCGATGACGCCGTTCGGCGCCTCTGTGCCGCTGGTCGAGAACGAGCTCGACCAGGCTCAGCACGACGGCCTGAGCGACGTCTTGGCCGTTTCGAGCGCGGGGATGCTCGTCCGTCAGGCGCTCTGGGAGCGGCTCGAGGGCTTCGACCCCGCCCTGCCGACCGTCGAGGACGGTCTCGACTTCTGCACACGGGCCCGCCTGGCCGGGTTCCGCGTCACGTTGGTGGCTCAGGCGCGCGTCGCCATCGCGGGGGAGGGCGTCGCCGGGCCGAACCTCTCGTCGAAGTGGACGGTGCGCCGTCGTCTGTCGGGGGAGCGGCGCCGTGCGCAGTTGCATCGACGGATGGTGTACGCCCCCGGATGGGCCGTCCCGCTGCACTGGCTGACCCTGGTGCCGCTCGGCATCCTGCGCGGGCTCCTGCGGCTTCTGCGCAAGGAGCCGGGCTCGGTCGGCGGTGAACTCGGTGCCGCGTTCCGGGTGGCGTTCTCCGGCCTCGCGGTGAGCGGCGCCCGGCGGCGCCTCGCGGCCGCCCGCGAGGTGAGCTGGGCGGCAGTCGCCCCTCTGCGCATCCCGTTCGCCGAGGTGCGCCGCGCCCGTGCGCTGAAACACGAAGCGGCGATGGTCCGCCAGCAGGGCGAGAAGCAGGACCTCGACTTCTTCGGGACCGGCGGCGGCTGGGCGGTGCTCGCCGCGCTCCTCGTCGGCGTCGCCCTGTTCTTCCCCCTCATCGGCTCCGGCGCGCTCTCCGGCGGCGGACTCCTGCCGCTCGACTCATCCGTCGGCCAGCTCTGGGCGGACCTCGGCTACGGCTGGCGCGACACGAGCCTCGGCTTCGTCGGCGCCGCTGACCCGTTCTCCGCGGTGCTCGCGGTCCTGGGAACGCTGACGTTCTGGCAGCCGTCCCAGTCGCTCGTGCTGCTCTGGATCCTCGCCGTGCCGCTCGCGGCGCTCGGCGCCTGGCTCGCGGCCGCACGGCTGACCACCCGGGCAACGCTCCGTGCGTTCGCCGCGCTCGCCTACGCGTTGGCACCGACCCTGCTGGTGGCTCTGCAGGGCGGGCGCCCGTCGGCAGTGCTCGCGCACATCCTGCTGCCGTGGCTGTTCTTCGCCGGCCTCGCCGCCCGCCGGTCCTGGGCGGCCAGCGCCACCACGGCCCTGCTCGCCGCAGCGACGGCGGCGTGCGCCCCGATCCTCATCCCGGCGCTCGTCATCGCGTGGATCGCCGCCCTCGTCTTCGCCGGCCGTCGCGCCGCGCGCATCGCGTTCATCCCGCTGCCCGCCCTCGTGCTGTTCGCGCCGCTCGTCTGGCAGCAGGGAGCCCGCGGAGCCTGGCTGTCGATCTTCGCGGACCCGGGCGTCCCGCTGGACGCACGGCAGACGCCGGCCTGGCAGCTCGCGCTCGGCTTCCCGGACGGCACCCTCGGCGGCTGGCATGCTCTCGCCACCGCCCTGCAGCTGCCGACGGCGTCGGCCAACCTGATCGTCCCGATCCTGCTGGCGCCGCTCGGCGTGCTGGCGATCCTCGCCCTCTTCTTGCGGGGCACGGTCCGGGCGATCGTCGCCCTGTTGGTCGCCCTCGCCGGGTTCCTGACGGCCGTCGCCGCCCTCCACGTGCAGGTCGCGGTCTCGGGCGGCACCGTCGTCCCGATCTGGCCGGGCACCGCGGTGAGCCTGTACTGGCTCGGGCTCATCGGCGCCGCCGTTCTCGCGCTGTCCGCCATCGGACGCGCCGCCGTCTATCCGGCCTGGGTCGCGATCGTGACGCTGGCGATCGCCGTCGTGCCGGTCGGGATCGTCAGCCTCACGGGTCACGCCGAGGTCGCCGAGAGCGACGGCCGCACGATGCCCGCCGTCGTCACGGCCAAGGCGGCCACGCAGCCGCGCACCGGGACGCTGCGCATCATCCCGCAGGGCGAGGGCGGCATCCGCGCCGAAATCGTGCGGGGCAGCGGTCAGACGCTCGACGACCAGTCGACGCTCGCGGACACCCAGCGCGCGCTCACGGCCGACCAGCGGGCGCTGGCGCAGCTGGCGGGCAACCTCTCCTCCCGAAGCGGATACGATGCGTCGGCCGAGCTGAAGCGCCTCGGCATCGACTTCGTTCTGCTGACACCCCCGCAGACCGCCCTGCCGGGCCAGGACGTCGCGGCCGGCGACGCCACGCGTACGCGCGCGGCCGTGGCGATGGATGCGAACCCGCTGCTCGCGCCGGTGGGCGTCACCTCCACCGGTCGGCTCTGGGCCTTCGACCGAGGAACGTCCGATGTCCCCGCCGCGGCCCAGATCCCCGCGAACGCCGGAGGCATCTGGCGCGTCATCGTGCTGCTCGTACAGGGCATCGTCGTCGGTCTCACTGTGCTGATGGCCATTCCGACCACGCGATCCGCAGACCGCATCTCCGAGCTGTCGGCCCGCCGGCCCGACCGTCGGCGCCGTGAGGAGGCCGCGGTCGAGCCAGACGATGAGCCCGAGACGCCGGCCGCCGCCGATGGTGTGGCGGACGAGAGCCTCGACGAGTACGAGGCGGAGCCGGACGACG
Coding sequences within:
- a CDS encoding acyl-CoA dehydrogenase family protein; translation: MPFETIAGDFYGFENLLSDREKDFITTLRSQLESEVKPIVNEYWEKAEFPHQIIDVLHRNGAIGLGFPETAPFENSAVFRGWVALELARVDASVSTYVGVQNGLALGAIGVCGSDEQRAEWLPKLASGEVLGAFGLTEPTSGSDSAQGLKTVATRDGDNWVLNGSKRWIGNATFSDITVIWAKSAEDGQVKGFIVPNSTPGFTTTKIEGKQSLRIVQNADITLENVVVPESLRLQNANSFKDTARVLRLTRAEVAWAAVGVAVGAYEAALRYTKERVQFGKPIASHQLIQDLLVKSIGNITASIGLCTRVSQMLDDGEQRDEHSALAKAFATARMRETVAWCREALGGNGIVLDYDVARFFADAEALYSYEGTREMNTLIVGRAITGQAAFV
- the galE gene encoding UDP-glucose 4-epimerase GalE, which produces MAWLVTGGAGYIGAHVVRAFLDEGMDVVVVDDLSSGHEEFVPADVPFYRGTILDGELLSRIFAENTVSGVVHVAGFKYAGVSVQRPLHTYEQNVTATAVLLAAMQDAGVDAVVFSSSAAVYGTPDVDIVTEATPKNPESPYGESKLIGEWLLRDQGVAAGLRHTSLRYFNVVGSGDPALRDTSPHNLFPLVFDALVAGRTPRINGNDYPTPDGTCVRDYIHVADLAVSHVAAAKRLDAGEAIEPVYNLGSGDGVSVGQIMWTVAEVTGIAFTPEVGPRRAGDPARIVASGDLAARDLDWRMRHSLEDMVRSAWEARQAAS
- a CDS encoding O-antigen ligase family protein encodes the protein MTSPRATLPARIAVARTATGTAENAFAALVLFTLFAGDFWRNTISWPGYFVLAGVLAVVSAVLIVSSRPRFRWRTTPKTLLLFLVLAIASIAWSAYPGASALGVLSTLVTALGGVFLGLRLGWPGLLSALGNAFRWILGLSLVFELVVALFVRQPVLPLTPVYTVPEGKLPQAFFWSRDLLFHGGPIQGIVGNSNLLAMIALLAIVVFAIQVADRTTRHGSALGWLIVAVLTLALTRSATVTAAALVTAVVLAFALWGRRAGAERRGPVYLVAIVVVAAVIVGVSLFSSRIPALFGKSEDLTGRLDIWAAVTHLAQERPAFGWGWVSYWAPWVKPFDGLATRNGVEYLQAHNAWLDVWLQLGIVGLVVFILLVLTTFGRAWFLAVDRPRSTIVDDQPYRAVTLLPLLLLGALIAQSFAESRILIEGGWALLVALSVATKRSANTTAP
- a CDS encoding WhiB family transcriptional regulator, with amino-acid sequence MPVPEYRSGVPDDWFIDPVRLGVPGVRPAEVEEDNPLAWQTDALCAQTDPEAFFPEKGGSTRDAKRICTSCEVRSQCLEYALANDERFGIWGGLSERERRKLRKRAG
- the manA gene encoding mannose-6-phosphate isomerase, class I; protein product: MFVRIGNTPRDYAWGSTTAIAGLLGTEPSGGPEAELWLGAHPGSPARVLDPALAGGAADLAAWERTRDLPYLLKVLAAAGPLSLQAHPSPEQARAGFERENAAGLAPDSPERNYKDPFHKPELIFALSDPFEALCGFRDTEESRHAFERLAAATPGGAVLSGFARTLVGEPGAALRRATEWLLGEDPEVDLLVAEVVRAARALPDDRDADTVRMLDEAFPGDPGIVLALLLNRATLRPGQVLYLPAGNIHAYLRGLGIELMAASDNVLRGGLTRKRIDVPELVSVLDFTPIEATPLAPEHPAAGVETFRPDVPDFALEHIVVDDGQPTTVRLPGTAIALVTDGEVKLSGANDTVTLARGESAVVVDETELRVSGHGTVFVAHPNS
- a CDS encoding glycosyltransferase, producing MYPRVTAIVVAHSGGPRLQRTLDALAEQTRRPDAVIAVDCATSDDAARLLSEAQPTQLLNVPEKLPFGAAVATAVRVLPPASDSEQLLWLLAQDTAPEPGALEALLAALEVSPSVAVVGPKLVDWDDPALIREFGEAMTPFGASVPLVENELDQAQHDGLSDVLAVSSAGMLVRQALWERLEGFDPALPTVEDGLDFCTRARLAGFRVTLVAQARVAIAGEGVAGPNLSSKWTVRRRLSGERRRAQLHRRMVYAPGWAVPLHWLTLVPLGILRGLLRLLRKEPGSVGGELGAAFRVAFSGLAVSGARRRLAAAREVSWAAVAPLRIPFAEVRRARALKHEAAMVRQQGEKQDLDFFGTGGGWAVLAALLVGVALFFPLIGSGALSGGGLLPLDSSVGQLWADLGYGWRDTSLGFVGAADPFSAVLAVLGTLTFWQPSQSLVLLWILAVPLAALGAWLAAARLTTRATLRAFAALAYALAPTLLVALQGGRPSAVLAHILLPWLFFAGLAARRSWAASATTALLAAATAACAPILIPALVIAWIAALVFAGRRAARIAFIPLPALVLFAPLVWQQGARGAWLSIFADPGVPLDARQTPAWQLALGFPDGTLGGWHALATALQLPTASANLIVPILLAPLGVLAILALFLRGTVRAIVALLVALAGFLTAVAALHVQVAVSGGTVVPIWPGTAVSLYWLGLIGAAVLALSAIGRAAVYPAWVAIVTLAIAVVPVGIVSLTGHAEVAESDGRTMPAVVTAKAATQPRTGTLRIIPQGEGGIRAEIVRGSGQTLDDQSTLADTQRALTADQRALAQLAGNLSSRSGYDASAELKRLGIDFVLLTPPQTALPGQDVAAGDATRTRAAVAMDANPLLAPVGVTSTGRLWAFDRGTSDVPAAAQIPANAGGIWRVIVLLVQGIVVGLTVLMAIPTTRSADRISELSARRPDRRRREEAAVEPDDEPETPAAADGVADESLDEYEAEPDDEAVVESAEEEDVPDVEPAVESEPAVESKPVVDTEPVTESEPELPSASDGEPESSRDEPVDTALDDTDRPFEREPERVTTPPSPTTLEDGLEETIIRPRRSFEGGDRG